The window CCTTGGGTCGAAAATCTGCAGGTAGCTGTGAAGAAATTCAAATTCTTGTGGAGAAGGGTTCAGCCTATTCTAAGGAAGAATTGGAAGAAATGGAAGATTCCCTGGAAAACTGCAGGCGTTATATGTGTGAGACGGTTACTGCGTATGGCGTAATCTCTTACCCGCCTGTTATTGGTCATCGAACCAGTGTGAATATTACATACAAGTGTTCCAATAGGGAACAGTATTATTCATCCTATAGTTTTTCTGGCTTGATAAAACCTGAAAATTCCAGCTTTCCGAGAGATGAAAATGGCGTTCTTTACTTGACTGAAGAGGAATACAACGCAGCCAAGTTGTCTCGTGCTTCTATGGCGAAGGCCACTCCCAAGTTTGCACCTGAACCGGATTCCAGTAACACCGAAGAGACTGTTCCTCCTGAATGTGACCGCATGGGTTTTGTGGAAGTGGATGAAATTTATGAATCCGCCAGCAAGACGCTCTATGCCAAGTATGCTGACGAGCTGGCCAATGATTCCCTTAGTGAAGATCGCCGTAATTTTTTGAACCAGGTTTGTGACGAGCAAAATTCGACGATTCGTAAGGACATTCTTCCCGAGTATGACGTATATTATGAAAATTTGTCTTCTGAAAGTCAATGTTCCTTAAAGGGGTGGCTAGACGATTCCATTTGGTTTAGTGGCTACATTGCCCGGTACCAGAAACGACCCGATGGAACTGTCGAGGAGACGGAACGCTATAGGGAAAAATTCTCTGCTATTTTAAACAAATTAGAGGAAGTCATTGAATCAAAATATAAACCGAAATTGGATGATTCAGATATGATGTCCTAGACGAAATTCACGAAGAAAACCGCCCGGAAAAATCCGAGCGGTTTTTAATTGCGTATGTTGTAGGTTATTCAGTGCACCGAAGGTGTCTGATTATCACTAGCCTCTAGATCCTAGCCACTAGTCCCTAATTTATTCCTTCACGCTCCAGGTGGTGCCTTCCTTGCTGTCCTTGATCACGATGTTCATGGCGGCAAGTTCGTCGCGGATGCGGTCGCTTTCTGCCCAGTTCTTGTTGGCGCGGGCTTCCTTACGAGCTGCGAGAAGTTCTTCCACCTTGGCAACGTCAACGCCTGCGGCACCTTCGTCAGCCTTCTTCTTGTAATCCTGACGGGGTTCGTCCAGCTTGAGGCCAAAGACCTTATCCATGTCCAGAACGAGGGCGGCCTTTTCGCCGTCGTCGATGTCGGACTTCAGCATGGTATTCATGATGCCGAGAGCGCGGGGCATATTCAGGTCGTCGCCGATGGCGGTCTTGAATTCTTCCTGGAAGGCCTTGGCGGCTTCGCTCTTGATATCGGTAGCCTTGCCGATCAGCGGGTCGGTCTTCTTGTGAAGGCTCTTGAAAGCTTCCTTGGCACCGGTGAGAGCGTCCCAGGTGAAGTTCAGGTAGTTACGGTAGTGGCTGCCGAGAGCGAAGTAGCGGTAGTCCAGCGGATTGTAGCCGCGGTCCATGAGCAAGGTAACGGTGAGGAATTCGCCGCTGGACTTACTCATCTTGCCGAAGGTCTGCTGGGTGGTGCCGTCTTCAAGCTTTTCTTCGCTGGCGGTACGGAGGAATTCACCGTGCATCCAGAAACGGCTGAACTGAACGCCATTGGCGCATTCGCTCTGTGCAATTTCGTTGGTGTGGTGCACGCGGATATGGTCGGAACCACCGCAGTGAATGTCCAAAGTCGGACCGTTGTACTTCATAGCCATGGCGGAGCATTCGATATGCCAGCCCGGGAAGCCTACGCCCCAGGGGGAATCCCATTCCATGGCGCGCTTCTTGTCCTTGGGGCTGAACTTCCAGAGAGCGAAGTCAGTAGCGTTGCGCTTTTCGCCCATGTCGATACGGCTACCCTTGCGGAGGTTTTCCACGTCAAGGCGGGCGAAGTCGGCGTAGCGGGGGAACTTCAGGCTATCGAAGTAGATGCCATCGGAAGTGCGGTAGGTGAAGCCCTTTTCTTCGAGGGTCTTCACCAGGTCAATCTGTTCCTGGATGTGCTGGGTTGCAGGAGTCCAACGGGTGGGTTCCTGAATGTTCAGACGATGCCAGTCAGCCATGAAGGCGTCGGTGTAGAACTTGGCGATGTCCCAGACGGACTTGCCTTCGCGAGCTGCACCCTTTTCCATCTTGTCGTCACCGGAGTCGGCGTCGCTGGTGAGGTGTCCCACGTCGGTAATGTTCACGATGTGGTTTACAGCGTAGCCATAGTACTTCAGGGTGCGAACCAGGAAGTCTTCGAAAATGTAGGTACGGAGGTTACCGATGTGGGCGAAATGGTACACCGTGGGGCCACAACAGTACATACGCACGGCGGGAACGCCTTCAGGAAGTGTGAACAGTTCTTTCTTGCGTGATGCGGTGTTGTAGAATTGAAGTGCCATTTGAGCCTCCGGTTAAATGCGGCGCACATGCGCTGCGGATGGCGCAAAAATAGAAAAAACAGGAATAAAAATCTACGTTGTTGGCCGCAAAAGAGGTGTAGTATGAAAAGGATTCTTGGTATTTTGGGAACAGTGAAGTTTGCTGCCTGTATGAAAACGCCAAACTGGATCCCGAAAAAAAATAGTTCAATAACGGATGGAGCATTGTTTTTCTAACTTTGGCGCCATGCTTTTCGACGAGATTATCAACGAACATTACGAACCCCGCGAATACCCTGCATTGGCCCTTCTTGCTGATCTTTGGATTCATCGACGTCCCTTTGAAGGATTGAAAATCCTGGTAGGAACTCCGGTTTATCGAAATACGCTTTTGCAATACCGCACCCTGATGGCCGGTGGTGCGGAAGTTTTCGTTGGACATTCTTCTGCTATGCCTTACGACGAAAAGGTAATTTCCTACCTGAAGGAAAATGACGTGACGGTCATTCGTGCCGAAGACGTGAAGAGTGGGGTTGTCGCTGATGATTTTGACTTGATTCTGGATTGCGCCGGCCAGTTCTCCTTCTGCCATCCTCGAAAAGGTTTTGTGGAACTGACTCGCAGCGGAGTACAGTTCTTTGAAAATTCGGAATACCCGGTCTACGTCGCTGATAGTGGAATCGTAAAGCGCATCGAAACGACCTTGGGCACAGGCAATGGTTATTTCCGCGCTCTGGAACAATTGCGTCACCATGATTTCGCTGGCAAGAAACTTGTTGTGTTCGGCAGTGGCAAGGTGGGTTGCGGTATCGCCCTTCAGGGTGTTCGCCGCGGAATGAATGTCACGACCGTAACGGACTTCAAGAATCGTAATTCCAGTTCGGATTTTTCCCATGTGCTGGAAAACAATGACGTCACTATCATTGACCATCTGAATGAAAAGGCCGTGATGGACGCCGTTGAAAACAGTGACTACATGGTTACCGCGACGGGCCTGAAAAGTGTCCTTACGTTCCCCGTGGTGCAACTGCTCCAGACGAACAATAAGATTATCTGTGCCAATATGGGCGTGGAAGATGAATACGGGCCCTTGATTCCCAAGTTCCGTGTACTGAATAAGAAGGCCCCTCTGAATTTCGTCCTGGATGAACCGACCCACCTGAAGTATATCGATGCAAGCCTCGCCTTGCATGCTGCTTTGGGTGAACGCTTGTTAGAGGAACTTGACCGTGGGGAAAACTTTAAGGGTCCCAAGGATCCTGCTGCAGATCTTGAACAGCTTCTTTTGGTGACCACGATCCAGAATGGTGAAATTGGTCCTGAAGTTTGCGACATGTTGCGTTAACGATTTAACGCGTTTGTGGTTATATTTTGGAAAAAAGGTGAGTCTTGATGATGATGTCTCGTATTTTTTCGTTTCGTGCTGTAGCAACCGCCTTGTTGATGGCAGGTATGTGCGTTTCTGCATTTGCCGATGATATTGTGGCTACAACTTCCTCTGGCGCCACCGTTATCCTTCACGATAATGGCCGCTGGGAATATTACCAGAATAACAAGAACATTCACGATGTGCGCCCCAGCGCCATTCCCGAAGATGCCAAGTTTGAAATTTCCATCGCCTATGAAAGCGTGGACAAGCTGAAGAAGGACATCCGTATGGCAATGGATGCTGAATTTGCTACAGAAGAAGAAATTAAGGACAGCCTGCGTAGTGTTCCTAAGGGTGGTATCGTCTATTTCCAGGTCCCTACCAAGCAGATCAAACCGGGCATGACCCGCGAACTGACCTACTACATCTACGACAAGGGCAAGAATCCGATTTTCTCCAAGACCGTCCGTGATACAGAAGCCACTCCCAGCGAAGATAAAGGAATTTCCAACTTGCTGGTAGTTCCTCTTTATGCTCGCCCCAAGGTTTCCGTGTTGAAGGCTAAGGTCATTAGCGAAAGCACCCGCTCCACTCTTGAATTCGACATTCCGGTGAAGTAATGAAATTCGCCGTTGTGGACTTGGAGACCACTGGTGGTACTCCA of the Fibrobacter sp. UWR4 genome contains:
- a CDS encoding adenosylhomocysteinase, producing the protein MLFDEIINEHYEPREYPALALLADLWIHRRPFEGLKILVGTPVYRNTLLQYRTLMAGGAEVFVGHSSAMPYDEKVISYLKENDVTVIRAEDVKSGVVADDFDLILDCAGQFSFCHPRKGFVELTRSGVQFFENSEYPVYVADSGIVKRIETTLGTGNGYFRALEQLRHHDFAGKKLVVFGSGKVGCGIALQGVRRGMNVTTVTDFKNRNSSSDFSHVLENNDVTIIDHLNEKAVMDAVENSDYMVTATGLKSVLTFPVVQLLQTNNKIICANMGVEDEYGPLIPKFRVLNKKAPLNFVLDEPTHLKYIDASLALHAALGERLLEELDRGENFKGPKDPAADLEQLLLVTTIQNGEIGPEVCDMLR
- the cysS gene encoding cysteine--tRNA ligase produces the protein MALQFYNTASRKKELFTLPEGVPAVRMYCCGPTVYHFAHIGNLRTYIFEDFLVRTLKYYGYAVNHIVNITDVGHLTSDADSGDDKMEKGAAREGKSVWDIAKFYTDAFMADWHRLNIQEPTRWTPATQHIQEQIDLVKTLEEKGFTYRTSDGIYFDSLKFPRYADFARLDVENLRKGSRIDMGEKRNATDFALWKFSPKDKKRAMEWDSPWGVGFPGWHIECSAMAMKYNGPTLDIHCGGSDHIRVHHTNEIAQSECANGVQFSRFWMHGEFLRTASEEKLEDGTTQQTFGKMSKSSGEFLTVTLLMDRGYNPLDYRYFALGSHYRNYLNFTWDALTGAKEAFKSLHKKTDPLIGKATDIKSEAAKAFQEEFKTAIGDDLNMPRALGIMNTMLKSDIDDGEKAALVLDMDKVFGLKLDEPRQDYKKKADEGAAGVDVAKVEELLAARKEARANKNWAESDRIRDELAAMNIVIKDSKEGTTWSVKE